A genomic segment from Bos taurus isolate L1 Dominette 01449 registration number 42190680 breed Hereford chromosome 1, ARS-UCD2.0, whole genome shotgun sequence encodes:
- the LOC506921 gene encoding solute carrier family 15 member 2 produces the protein MNPFQKNDSKETLFLPVSTEEVPPRPPSFPEKPSPKICGSNYPLSIVFIVVNEFCERFSYYGMKAVLTLYFLYFLHWSENTSTSVYHAFSSLCYFTPILGAAIADSWLGKFK, from the exons atgaatcctttccagaaaaaTGATTCCAAGGAAACTCTTTTTTTACCTGTCTCCACTGAAGAGGTACCGCCTCGACCCCCCAGCTTTCCAGAGAAGCCATCTCCG AAAATCTGTGGCTCCAACTATCCACTGAGTATTGTCTTCATTGTGGTGAATGAATTCTGTGAGCGCTTTTCCTATTATGGCATGAAAG ctGTGCTGACCCTGTATTtcctgtatttcctgcattggagtgAAAACACTTCCACATCTGTGTACCACGCCTTCAGCAGCCTCTGTTACTTCACTCCCATCCTGGGAGCAGCCATTGCTGACTCATGGTTGGGAAAATTCAAGTAA